One genomic region from Gemmatimonadaceae bacterium encodes:
- a CDS encoding cyclase family protein, producing the protein MTRIHDISTPVRSGGLIYPGNPEIVIEPQQEIARGAGANVSRISFGSHTGTHVDAARHFFDDGQTVDRIPLDRLVGPALLISVDESLMSVGAADLQRHAVAGYKRVLIRTRNSRFLADPDFVRDFTFLAPDGAEYLVSLGVELVGVDYLSIEQFHSGHHRTHRTLLEKDVVIVEGLMLGDVEPGEYQLVCLPLRLEGLDAAPARAILIGK; encoded by the coding sequence ATGACCCGCATCCACGATATATCCACGCCCGTACGCTCGGGCGGTCTGATCTATCCGGGCAATCCGGAAATCGTCATCGAGCCACAGCAGGAAATCGCGCGCGGGGCCGGCGCGAACGTCTCCCGCATCTCGTTCGGCTCGCACACCGGGACGCATGTGGACGCGGCGCGCCATTTCTTCGACGACGGCCAGACCGTTGACAGGATTCCGCTCGATCGTCTCGTCGGCCCCGCCCTGCTGATCTCGGTTGACGAGAGTCTCATGTCGGTGGGCGCCGCTGATCTCCAGCGCCACGCCGTCGCCGGATACAAACGGGTGCTCATACGCACGCGAAATTCCCGGTTCCTCGCGGACCCCGATTTCGTCCGCGACTTCACCTTCCTCGCACCCGACGGCGCCGAGTATCTCGTCTCACTCGGCGTGGAGCTCGTCGGCGTGGACTATCTCTCCATCGAGCAGTTTCATTCCGGGCATCACCGCACTCATAGAACTCTTCTCGAGAAGGACGTCGTCATCGTCGAAGGGCTCATGCTCGGCGACGTCGAGCCCGGCGAGTATCAGCTGGTCTGCCTGCCGCTTCGCCTCGAGGGTCTCGATGCCGCGCCCGCGCGCGCGATCCTGATCGGAAAATGA
- the apaG gene encoding Co2+/Mg2+ efflux protein ApaG, protein MPANPFFHMESLGIRITVRPIYLRDQSEPSARHYVFAYFVRIENVGDQAAQLISRRWLIHDSTGEDVEVEGEGVVGEQPLIAPGKVHEYQSFCILKSGEGFMEGHYNFVRADSTTFRAEIPRFLLSASASTSLPS, encoded by the coding sequence ATGCCCGCGAATCCATTCTTCCACATGGAATCCCTGGGGATCAGGATCACGGTCCGCCCGATATATCTGCGCGACCAGTCCGAGCCCTCCGCCCGGCACTACGTCTTCGCTTACTTCGTCCGCATTGAGAATGTCGGGGACCAGGCGGCGCAGCTCATCTCGCGCCGGTGGCTCATTCACGACTCGACCGGCGAGGACGTTGAGGTCGAGGGCGAAGGCGTGGTCGGCGAGCAGCCGCTGATCGCCCCGGGCAAGGTGCACGAGTATCAGAGTTTCTGCATTCTCAAGTCGGGCGAAGGATTCATGGAAGGCCATTACAACTTTGTCCGCGCCGATTCGACGACCTTCAGGGCGGAGATTCCCCGATTCCTCCTCAGCGCGAGCGCCTCGACCAGCCTGCCGTCCTGA